The Nitrospira sp. genomic interval GTGCCGGAGTTGGTTGCGGCGATCGACGAGTTCATTCGGCTCAATAACAAGAACCCCAAGCCGTTCGTGTGGACCAAAACCGTCGACGACATTCTGAAGAAGATCAAGCATTGTAAAGCCATGATTGAGACACCACACTAGTAACGAAGCGTGACCGTCGCCATACTTCGGCGCGCGCCGAAGAATTCCTTCGAAAAGGATTCGACGACGGCCGGGTCATACCCCTTGCAGCTGAAAATATCGAGATAGGCGTTGTTGGTGTCGTTGGCAAAATGGCCGCCGATCAACGACGTCGAGATCAGCTGCACCATGGAGTAGCCGGCCACACGACCTTCGCCGAAATTCACGACCTGGCACTCGCCAAAACGCTTCATCCCGATGAGCTCGCACAGCTCAACGACGTAGCGCTTGATGTGGTCAGCATCACGGATGAGGTCGGGATTGCAATCTTGGAGATCGACGGCGGTGCAAAGGCCCCATGCCTTGCCGGGTCCTACCATGTCCTGGACAGGTAGCGAAGCGGCGACAGGGGTGTTCGTTGGTAAGATTGACGACTCGGATCCAGCCGAGATGCTCATGGGTCGAGACCTTTCTGTTAAAGAGTAAAGAGGCACGCGCGCAGCACATTTTTTTGCACTATACCATGAAGTTTTTTCAGTGAGACGCAACGCGAAAACTTTTTTTTAGCTCGGGCCACCCGGTGCGCTCCAAGTCGGTTGACAAGGTTCACACCCCTCGGTGACAATGCGCCCCACTATGAGCAACCCATCGACTCCGACCGTATCCGCAGCGACGCTCCCGGACCGACTCTGCACCTGGTGCAAGGTGTCGATGAAGAAACGCCTGGTCGGCGGCGCGCAATTCGTCCACTACACCTGCCCAAAGTGCGTCTTCCAACACACGACCCGACTGGGCCCGAAGCTCCCTCCGGTCAAACACTAACCCCCTCTCGGTTGCTCCGCTCCAAAGCTTAAGTGGAATCA includes:
- a CDS encoding S-adenosylmethionine decarboxylase, which codes for MSISAGSESSILPTNTPVAASLPVQDMVGPGKAWGLCTAVDLQDCNPDLIRDADHIKRYVVELCELIGMKRFGECQVVNFGEGRVAGYSMVQLISTSLIGGHFANDTNNAYLDIFSCKGYDPAVVESFSKEFFGARRSMATVTLRY